Part of the Flavobacteriales bacterium genome, TGCTTTTACAATAAAAGGAAATAGAATCAAACTATTACAAGCAGAACGCCTTGTTCTTAATTGTATGCAAAGGATGAGTGCTATTGCTACAAAAACACAAAGTTTTGCAAAGTTGATTGAAGATTTACCTACAAAAATCCTCGATACTAGAAAAACGACTCCTGGAATTAGACTTCTAGAAAAATGGGCTGTAAAAATTGGAGGTGGAGAAAATCATCGTTTTGGATTGTATGATTTAATCATGCTCAAGGATAATCATATTGATTTTGCTGGTGGAATTGCCAAAGCCATTGATAAAACACACCAATATCTTAGCGAAAATGATCTTGATTTAAAAATCGAAATTGAAGTAAGAGACCTCAAAGAACTTGATGAAGTGCTTTCTCATGGTAAAGTAAACCGAATTATGTTAGATAATTTTAGTTTTGCAGACACCCGTGAAGCCGTAAAACGTATCGATGGGAAGTTTGAAACAGAATCTTCTGGAGGAATTAACGAAAAAACCTTGAGAGAATACGCACTTTGTGGTGTTGATTATGTTTCTATGGGAGCTTTAACGCATTCCGTTTATAATCTAGACCTTAGTCTAAAAGTGATAGAATAAAAAAGATTTGAAAAGAAAGTTTTTAAAAACATTTTATAGACTCATTTCCTTCACTAAAATATTGGTTATACCAGGTTTTAGAGGTAAAAGTGTTTATGATGTAGCTATTTTTTTTATTGAAAGCCTAGTAAAAGGAAGCATAACTACGCGTGCTTCCTCTATTGCTTTTAATCTTTTTTTGGCACTTTTCCCGGGAATTATTTTCTTGTTTACCCTCATTCCTTTTATTCCAATAGATGGGTTTCAGCATGAACTTTTTTTCTTGCTTCAAAAAATATTTCCTCCCACCACCTTTGATGCAGCACAAACTACCATTAACGATATTGTAAATAATAAACAAGGAGGTCTACTATCCATTGGTTTTATAATGGCGCTTTATTTCTCTACCAATGGAGTTAATTCACTTATAGAATCCTTTAATGCCAATATTCATATTGAGGAATCTAGATCGATCATTGCTCAAAGATGGGTTTCTCTTGTTCTCACAATATTGATAGTCTTTATTCTCATAGTTGCTATTCTAATCATTATTTTCACACAAGGTGTTATTGACTTTTTTATAGAAAAGAATTTGTTTAACCAAAATATGGCGGATGTGTTCCTTAATGCTCGATGGTTAATTTTGATGATCGTAATTTATTTTTCCATATCCATTCTTTATTATCTAGGGCCCACAAAATCTGACAAACTTAGCTTGTTTTCGCCAGGAAGTGTTGTAGCTACGTTTTTTATCATTCTCACTTCTCTTGGATTTAGTTATTATGTAGATAATTTTTCTCAATACAATAAACTCTATGGCTCTATCGGGACACTCATTATCATTCTGCTTTGGCTCTATTTTAATTCCATTATTTTCATTGTAGGATTCGAACTTAACACCAGTATTTTACAAGCTGTAAAGAAAAATCCTTTATCGCTAAAAAGAAAAAAAAAGGAAATTCAATAATCCTAAAGCATGAAAAATATTTTTAGAGATTTTATAGAAAAATATCATCCAATTAGTCCAGAAGATTGGGCAATTATTGAGCCTTTTCTAATCGAAAAATCTTTTACAACAAACGAAATAATCACCCAACAAGGCGATACTGAAAAATGTTTGTATTTTCTTCAAGAAGGTG contains:
- the nadC gene encoding carboxylating nicotinate-nucleotide diphosphorylase, which produces MYIDKNRLAELHDFIDIAFAEDVKEGDHSSLACIPLDAEGNMKLLVKEEGILAGIELAEIIFKKTDPNAEIKVLIKDGTPVKYGDIAFTIKGNRIKLLQAERLVLNCMQRMSAIATKTQSFAKLIEDLPTKILDTRKTTPGIRLLEKWAVKIGGGENHRFGLYDLIMLKDNHIDFAGGIAKAIDKTHQYLSENDLDLKIEIEVRDLKELDEVLSHGKVNRIMLDNFSFADTREAVKRIDGKFETESSGGINEKTLREYALCGVDYVSMGALTHSVYNLDLSLKVIE
- a CDS encoding YihY/virulence factor BrkB family protein; this translates as MKRKFLKTFYRLISFTKILVIPGFRGKSVYDVAIFFIESLVKGSITTRASSIAFNLFLALFPGIIFLFTLIPFIPIDGFQHELFFLLQKIFPPTTFDAAQTTINDIVNNKQGGLLSIGFIMALYFSTNGVNSLIESFNANIHIEESRSIIAQRWVSLVLTILIVFILIVAILIIIFTQGVIDFFIEKNLFNQNMADVFLNARWLILMIVIYFSISILYYLGPTKSDKLSLFSPGSVVATFFIILTSLGFSYYVDNFSQYNKLYGSIGTLIIILLWLYFNSIIFIVGFELNTSILQAVKKNPLSLKRKKKEIQ